In a genomic window of Penaeus vannamei isolate JL-2024 chromosome 38, ASM4276789v1, whole genome shotgun sequence:
- the LOC113814484 gene encoding uncharacterized protein isoform X1, translating into MFKLSRKSLNLALCLAWVCLAIMTGRTTSIEIVGEEVVQVVENGTEEYMVLDCPYELSEMDKLGLVIKWYHTNNPVNVYQWIQGSDPQAIGILEGRVDLDYEAKDEDYHRYRALYIIRPTTELSGEYTCTVSSFEDEKKYLQKLIVYSKPSEVNVWTEKRDDDTVTVLCEVDEIYPEPELTLHIVADSDNKTILAGAKEVKSWSQGSYSAMIELEIEEDDLDGPVEFVCEVAIPDTDLVFPNATKYEPIAEVEEVEEEVAEVEEVEKEEVKVVEGAVISGVPRTYSASATILGLAALLLCLL; encoded by the exons gCCGAACCACCAGCATCGAAATCGTAGGAGAAGAGGTGGTGCAGGTAGTGGAAAATGGTACCGAGGAGTACATGGTATTGGACTGCCCTTATGAGCTCAGCGAGATGGACAAGCTTGGATTAGTGATCAAGTGGTATCATACCAATAACCCTGTCAATGTATACCAGTGGATCCAGGGAAGTGATCCCCAG GCTATCGGCATTCTCGAAGGCCGTGTCGACCTGGACTACGAAGCCAAGGACGAAGACTACCACAGATACCGAGCTCTCTACATCATCAGGCCAACCACAGAACTCTCGGGAGAATACACCTGTACTGTTTCCTCCTTTGAAGACGAGAAGAAATACCTGCAGAAGCTTATTGTTTACA GCAAACCCTCCGAAGTGAACGTGTGGACGGAAAAGCGAGACGACGACACTGTGACTGTCCTTTGTGAGGTCGATGAGATTTATCCCGAACCTGAACTCACCCTCCACATCGTTGCTGATTCCGATAACAA GACGATACTGGCCGGAGCGAAGGAAGTGAAGTCATGGTCACAGGGTTCGTACAGCGCCATGATCGAACTGGAAATCGAGGAGGACGACTTAGACGGACCTGTTGAGTTCGTATGCGAGGTCGCGATTCCTGACACCGACTTGGTCTTCCCTAACGCGACCAAGTATGAACCAA TTgcagaagtggaggaggtggaggaggaag TTgcagaagtggaggaggtggagaaggaag aagtgaaggtggtggagggtgcAG TGATATCAGGCGTACCAAGGACTTACTCAGCATCAGCCACCATTTTGGGATTGGCAGCCCTGCTTCTGTGTCTTCTGTAG
- the LOC113814484 gene encoding uncharacterized protein isoform X4: protein MFKLSRKSLNLALCLAWVCLAIMTGRTTSIEIVGEEVVQVVENGTEEYMVLDCPYELSEMDKLGLVIKWYHTNNPVNVYQWIQGSDPQAIGILEGRVDLDYEAKDEDYHRYRALYIIRPTTELSGEYTCTVSSFEDEKKYLQKLIVYSKPSEVNVWTEKRDDDTVTVLCEVDEIYPEPELTLHIVADSDNKTILAGAKEVKSWSQGSYSAMIELEIEEDDLDGPVEFVCEVAIPDTDLVFPNATKYEPIAEVEEVEEEEVKVVEGAVISGVPRTYSASATILGLAALLLCLL from the exons gCCGAACCACCAGCATCGAAATCGTAGGAGAAGAGGTGGTGCAGGTAGTGGAAAATGGTACCGAGGAGTACATGGTATTGGACTGCCCTTATGAGCTCAGCGAGATGGACAAGCTTGGATTAGTGATCAAGTGGTATCATACCAATAACCCTGTCAATGTATACCAGTGGATCCAGGGAAGTGATCCCCAG GCTATCGGCATTCTCGAAGGCCGTGTCGACCTGGACTACGAAGCCAAGGACGAAGACTACCACAGATACCGAGCTCTCTACATCATCAGGCCAACCACAGAACTCTCGGGAGAATACACCTGTACTGTTTCCTCCTTTGAAGACGAGAAGAAATACCTGCAGAAGCTTATTGTTTACA GCAAACCCTCCGAAGTGAACGTGTGGACGGAAAAGCGAGACGACGACACTGTGACTGTCCTTTGTGAGGTCGATGAGATTTATCCCGAACCTGAACTCACCCTCCACATCGTTGCTGATTCCGATAACAA GACGATACTGGCCGGAGCGAAGGAAGTGAAGTCATGGTCACAGGGTTCGTACAGCGCCATGATCGAACTGGAAATCGAGGAGGACGACTTAGACGGACCTGTTGAGTTCGTATGCGAGGTCGCGATTCCTGACACCGACTTGGTCTTCCCTAACGCGACCAAGTATGAACCAA TTgcagaagtggaggaggtggaggaggaag aagtgaaggtggtggagggtgcAG TGATATCAGGCGTACCAAGGACTTACTCAGCATCAGCCACCATTTTGGGATTGGCAGCCCTGCTTCTGTGTCTTCTGTAG
- the LOC113814484 gene encoding uncharacterized protein isoform X2, producing MFKLSRKSLNLALCLAWVCLAIMTGRTTSIEIVGEEVVQVVENGTEEYMVLDCPYELSEMDKLGLVIKWYHTNNPVNVYQWIQGSDPQAIGILEGRVDLDYEAKDEDYHRYRALYIIRPTTELSGEYTCTVSSFEDEKKYLQKLIVYSKPSEVNVWTEKRDDDTVTVLCEVDEIYPEPELTLHIVADSDNKTILAGAKEVKSWSQGSYSAMIELEIEEDDLDGPVEFVCEVAIPDTDLVFPNATKYEPIAEVEEVEEEVAEVEEVEKEVISGVPRTYSASATILGLAALLLCLL from the exons gCCGAACCACCAGCATCGAAATCGTAGGAGAAGAGGTGGTGCAGGTAGTGGAAAATGGTACCGAGGAGTACATGGTATTGGACTGCCCTTATGAGCTCAGCGAGATGGACAAGCTTGGATTAGTGATCAAGTGGTATCATACCAATAACCCTGTCAATGTATACCAGTGGATCCAGGGAAGTGATCCCCAG GCTATCGGCATTCTCGAAGGCCGTGTCGACCTGGACTACGAAGCCAAGGACGAAGACTACCACAGATACCGAGCTCTCTACATCATCAGGCCAACCACAGAACTCTCGGGAGAATACACCTGTACTGTTTCCTCCTTTGAAGACGAGAAGAAATACCTGCAGAAGCTTATTGTTTACA GCAAACCCTCCGAAGTGAACGTGTGGACGGAAAAGCGAGACGACGACACTGTGACTGTCCTTTGTGAGGTCGATGAGATTTATCCCGAACCTGAACTCACCCTCCACATCGTTGCTGATTCCGATAACAA GACGATACTGGCCGGAGCGAAGGAAGTGAAGTCATGGTCACAGGGTTCGTACAGCGCCATGATCGAACTGGAAATCGAGGAGGACGACTTAGACGGACCTGTTGAGTTCGTATGCGAGGTCGCGATTCCTGACACCGACTTGGTCTTCCCTAACGCGACCAAGTATGAACCAA TTgcagaagtggaggaggtggaggaggaag TTgcagaagtggaggaggtggagaaggaag TGATATCAGGCGTACCAAGGACTTACTCAGCATCAGCCACCATTTTGGGATTGGCAGCCCTGCTTCTGTGTCTTCTGTAG
- the LOC113814484 gene encoding uncharacterized protein isoform X5: MFKLSRKSLNLALCLAWVCLAIMTGRTTSIEIVGEEVVQVVENGTEEYMVLDCPYELSEMDKLGLVIKWYHTNNPVNVYQWIQGSDPQAIGILEGRVDLDYEAKDEDYHRYRALYIIRPTTELSGEYTCTVSSFEDEKKYLQKLIVYSKPSEVNVWTEKRDDDTVTVLCEVDEIYPEPELTLHIVADSDNKTILAGAKEVKSWSQGSYSAMIELEIEEDDLDGPVEFVCEVAIPDTDLVFPNATKYEPIAEVEEVEKEVISGVPRTYSASATILGLAALLLCLL, encoded by the exons gCCGAACCACCAGCATCGAAATCGTAGGAGAAGAGGTGGTGCAGGTAGTGGAAAATGGTACCGAGGAGTACATGGTATTGGACTGCCCTTATGAGCTCAGCGAGATGGACAAGCTTGGATTAGTGATCAAGTGGTATCATACCAATAACCCTGTCAATGTATACCAGTGGATCCAGGGAAGTGATCCCCAG GCTATCGGCATTCTCGAAGGCCGTGTCGACCTGGACTACGAAGCCAAGGACGAAGACTACCACAGATACCGAGCTCTCTACATCATCAGGCCAACCACAGAACTCTCGGGAGAATACACCTGTACTGTTTCCTCCTTTGAAGACGAGAAGAAATACCTGCAGAAGCTTATTGTTTACA GCAAACCCTCCGAAGTGAACGTGTGGACGGAAAAGCGAGACGACGACACTGTGACTGTCCTTTGTGAGGTCGATGAGATTTATCCCGAACCTGAACTCACCCTCCACATCGTTGCTGATTCCGATAACAA GACGATACTGGCCGGAGCGAAGGAAGTGAAGTCATGGTCACAGGGTTCGTACAGCGCCATGATCGAACTGGAAATCGAGGAGGACGACTTAGACGGACCTGTTGAGTTCGTATGCGAGGTCGCGATTCCTGACACCGACTTGGTCTTCCCTAACGCGACCAAGTATGAACCAA TTgcagaagtggaggaggtggagaaggaag TGATATCAGGCGTACCAAGGACTTACTCAGCATCAGCCACCATTTTGGGATTGGCAGCCCTGCTTCTGTGTCTTCTGTAG
- the LOC113814484 gene encoding uncharacterized protein isoform X3: MFKLSRKSLNLALCLAWVCLAIMTGRTTSIEIVGEEVVQVVENGTEEYMVLDCPYELSEMDKLGLVIKWYHTNNPVNVYQWIQGSDPQAIGILEGRVDLDYEAKDEDYHRYRALYIIRPTTELSGEYTCTVSSFEDEKKYLQKLIVYSKPSEVNVWTEKRDDDTVTVLCEVDEIYPEPELTLHIVADSDNKTILAGAKEVKSWSQGSYSAMIELEIEEDDLDGPVEFVCEVAIPDTDLVFPNATKYEPIAEVEEVEKEEVKVVEGAVISGVPRTYSASATILGLAALLLCLL; this comes from the exons gCCGAACCACCAGCATCGAAATCGTAGGAGAAGAGGTGGTGCAGGTAGTGGAAAATGGTACCGAGGAGTACATGGTATTGGACTGCCCTTATGAGCTCAGCGAGATGGACAAGCTTGGATTAGTGATCAAGTGGTATCATACCAATAACCCTGTCAATGTATACCAGTGGATCCAGGGAAGTGATCCCCAG GCTATCGGCATTCTCGAAGGCCGTGTCGACCTGGACTACGAAGCCAAGGACGAAGACTACCACAGATACCGAGCTCTCTACATCATCAGGCCAACCACAGAACTCTCGGGAGAATACACCTGTACTGTTTCCTCCTTTGAAGACGAGAAGAAATACCTGCAGAAGCTTATTGTTTACA GCAAACCCTCCGAAGTGAACGTGTGGACGGAAAAGCGAGACGACGACACTGTGACTGTCCTTTGTGAGGTCGATGAGATTTATCCCGAACCTGAACTCACCCTCCACATCGTTGCTGATTCCGATAACAA GACGATACTGGCCGGAGCGAAGGAAGTGAAGTCATGGTCACAGGGTTCGTACAGCGCCATGATCGAACTGGAAATCGAGGAGGACGACTTAGACGGACCTGTTGAGTTCGTATGCGAGGTCGCGATTCCTGACACCGACTTGGTCTTCCCTAACGCGACCAAGTATGAACCAA TTgcagaagtggaggaggtggagaaggaag aagtgaaggtggtggagggtgcAG TGATATCAGGCGTACCAAGGACTTACTCAGCATCAGCCACCATTTTGGGATTGGCAGCCCTGCTTCTGTGTCTTCTGTAG
- the LOC113814484 gene encoding uncharacterized protein isoform X6, which produces MFKLSRKSLNLALCLAWVCLAIMTGRTTSIEIVGEEVVQVVENGTEEYMVLDCPYELSEMDKLGLVIKWYHTNNPVNVYQWIQGSDPQAIGILEGRVDLDYEAKDEDYHRYRALYIIRPTTELSGEYTCTVSSFEDEKKYLQKLIVYSKPSEVNVWTEKRDDDTVTVLCEVDEIYPEPELTLHIVADSDNKTILAGAKEVKSWSQGSYSAMIELEIEEDDLDGPVEFVCEVAIPDTDLVFPNATKYEPKVKVVEGAVISGVPRTYSASATILGLAALLLCLL; this is translated from the exons gCCGAACCACCAGCATCGAAATCGTAGGAGAAGAGGTGGTGCAGGTAGTGGAAAATGGTACCGAGGAGTACATGGTATTGGACTGCCCTTATGAGCTCAGCGAGATGGACAAGCTTGGATTAGTGATCAAGTGGTATCATACCAATAACCCTGTCAATGTATACCAGTGGATCCAGGGAAGTGATCCCCAG GCTATCGGCATTCTCGAAGGCCGTGTCGACCTGGACTACGAAGCCAAGGACGAAGACTACCACAGATACCGAGCTCTCTACATCATCAGGCCAACCACAGAACTCTCGGGAGAATACACCTGTACTGTTTCCTCCTTTGAAGACGAGAAGAAATACCTGCAGAAGCTTATTGTTTACA GCAAACCCTCCGAAGTGAACGTGTGGACGGAAAAGCGAGACGACGACACTGTGACTGTCCTTTGTGAGGTCGATGAGATTTATCCCGAACCTGAACTCACCCTCCACATCGTTGCTGATTCCGATAACAA GACGATACTGGCCGGAGCGAAGGAAGTGAAGTCATGGTCACAGGGTTCGTACAGCGCCATGATCGAACTGGAAATCGAGGAGGACGACTTAGACGGACCTGTTGAGTTCGTATGCGAGGTCGCGATTCCTGACACCGACTTGGTCTTCCCTAACGCGACCAAGTATGAACCAA aagtgaaggtggtggagggtgcAG TGATATCAGGCGTACCAAGGACTTACTCAGCATCAGCCACCATTTTGGGATTGGCAGCCCTGCTTCTGTGTCTTCTGTAG
- the LOC113814484 gene encoding uncharacterized protein isoform X7, translated as MFKLSRKSLNLALCLAWVCLAIMTGRTTSIEIVGEEVVQVVENGTEEYMVLDCPYELSEMDKLGLVIKWYHTNNPVNVYQWIQGSDPQAIGILEGRVDLDYEAKDEDYHRYRALYIIRPTTELSGEYTCTVSSFEDEKKYLQKLIVYSKPSEVNVWTEKRDDDTVTVLCEVDEIYPEPELTLHIVADSDNKTILAGAKEVKSWSQGSYSAMIELEIEEDDLDGPVEFVCEVAIPDTDLVFPNATKYEPMISGVPRTYSASATILGLAALLLCLL; from the exons gCCGAACCACCAGCATCGAAATCGTAGGAGAAGAGGTGGTGCAGGTAGTGGAAAATGGTACCGAGGAGTACATGGTATTGGACTGCCCTTATGAGCTCAGCGAGATGGACAAGCTTGGATTAGTGATCAAGTGGTATCATACCAATAACCCTGTCAATGTATACCAGTGGATCCAGGGAAGTGATCCCCAG GCTATCGGCATTCTCGAAGGCCGTGTCGACCTGGACTACGAAGCCAAGGACGAAGACTACCACAGATACCGAGCTCTCTACATCATCAGGCCAACCACAGAACTCTCGGGAGAATACACCTGTACTGTTTCCTCCTTTGAAGACGAGAAGAAATACCTGCAGAAGCTTATTGTTTACA GCAAACCCTCCGAAGTGAACGTGTGGACGGAAAAGCGAGACGACGACACTGTGACTGTCCTTTGTGAGGTCGATGAGATTTATCCCGAACCTGAACTCACCCTCCACATCGTTGCTGATTCCGATAACAA GACGATACTGGCCGGAGCGAAGGAAGTGAAGTCATGGTCACAGGGTTCGTACAGCGCCATGATCGAACTGGAAATCGAGGAGGACGACTTAGACGGACCTGTTGAGTTCGTATGCGAGGTCGCGATTCCTGACACCGACTTGGTCTTCCCTAACGCGACCAAGTATGAACCAA TGATATCAGGCGTACCAAGGACTTACTCAGCATCAGCCACCATTTTGGGATTGGCAGCCCTGCTTCTGTGTCTTCTGTAG